A DNA window from Cobetia marina contains the following coding sequences:
- the lysA gene encoding diaminopimelate decarboxylase: MDHFVYQDGVLHAEDASLATLAEQFGTPCYVYSRATLERHFKAYQNALGDHPHLICYAVKANSNLAVLNVLARLGAGFDIVSAGELERVLKAGGDPAKVVFSGVAKQAAEMQRALELGIKCFNVESLPELERLNAVAGRLGRIAPVSLRINPDVDAGTHPYISTGLKANKFGIPVEQALEVYETAAAMEHVKVVGVDCHIGSQLTELAPFLDSLERLLVLLDRLRERGIIIEHLDLGGGLGVPYQNETPPEPFAYASALLERLARYEHGNEMTLLFEPGRSIAANAGVLLTRVEYLKPGEEKNFAIIDAGMNDLIRPSLYQAWQNIVPVDTRESRASASYDVVGPVCETGDFLGKDRELAIAPGDLLAVRSSGAYGFVMASSYNSRCRPAEVMVDGGQMHLVRRRERLEELWTGEQLLPEGDD, translated from the coding sequence ATGGATCACTTCGTATATCAGGATGGCGTGCTGCACGCCGAAGACGCCTCTCTCGCCACGCTGGCCGAGCAGTTCGGCACGCCTTGCTACGTCTACAGCCGTGCCACGCTGGAGCGCCACTTCAAGGCCTATCAGAATGCGCTGGGCGACCACCCGCATCTGATCTGTTACGCCGTGAAGGCCAACTCCAACCTGGCGGTGCTCAACGTGCTGGCACGTCTGGGTGCCGGCTTCGACATCGTCTCCGCCGGTGAGCTGGAGCGCGTCCTCAAGGCCGGCGGAGACCCCGCCAAGGTCGTGTTCTCCGGCGTCGCCAAGCAGGCCGCCGAGATGCAGCGCGCGCTGGAGCTGGGCATCAAGTGCTTCAACGTCGAATCGCTGCCCGAGCTTGAGCGCCTCAATGCCGTCGCCGGTCGCCTCGGGCGTATCGCACCGGTGTCGCTGCGCATCAACCCGGACGTCGATGCCGGCACCCACCCGTACATCTCCACCGGCCTCAAGGCCAACAAGTTCGGCATTCCTGTCGAGCAGGCGCTGGAGGTCTACGAGACCGCCGCCGCCATGGAGCACGTCAAGGTGGTAGGCGTCGATTGTCATATCGGCTCCCAGCTGACCGAGCTGGCGCCGTTCCTCGACTCCCTCGAGCGCCTGCTGGTGCTGCTGGACCGCCTGCGCGAGCGCGGCATCATCATCGAGCATCTGGATCTCGGCGGCGGCCTCGGCGTGCCCTACCAGAACGAGACGCCGCCGGAGCCCTTCGCCTACGCAAGCGCCCTGCTGGAACGCCTGGCGCGCTACGAGCATGGCAACGAGATGACACTGCTGTTCGAGCCGGGTCGCTCCATCGCCGCCAACGCCGGCGTCCTGCTGACCCGTGTCGAGTACCTCAAGCCCGGCGAAGAGAAGAACTTCGCCATCATCGATGCCGGCATGAATGACCTGATCCGTCCGTCGCTGTATCAGGCGTGGCAGAACATCGTGCCCGTCGACACGCGCGAGTCACGTGCAAGCGCCAGCTACGACGTGGTCGGCCCGGTCTGCGAGACAGGCGACTTCCTGGGCAAGGACCGCGAACTGGCCATCGCGCCGGGCGACCTGCTTGCCGTTCGCTCCTCCGGCGCCTATGGCTTCGTGATGGCCTCCAGCTACAACAGCCGCTGTCGTCCCGCCGAAGTGATGGTGGATGGCGGCCAGATGCATCTGGTGCGTCGCCGCGAACGTCTGGAAGAACTGTGGACCGGTGAGCAACTGCTGCCGGAAGGTGATGACTGA
- the dapF gene encoding diaminopimelate epimerase, producing MLVHFTKMHGLGNDFMVIDLISQRGRLRDADIRRLSHRNFGIGFDQLLVVEPPRDPDMDFRYRIYNADGSEVENCGNGARCFARFVLNQRLTTKREIRVETAGGPLTLVVADDGRVRVDMGAPRFAPAALPFEAETDLPVHALEVGGESLEIGVVSMGNPHAVLLVDSVDEAPVREVGPLIEAHPRFPRRVNAGFLEVVSPHEARLRVFERGVGETLACGTGACAAVASGIRRGLLASPVDVTLPGGTLSIEWGGEGHPVFMTGPAETVFEGRIIL from the coding sequence ATGCTGGTGCACTTCACCAAGATGCACGGTCTGGGCAATGACTTCATGGTCATTGACCTGATCTCCCAGCGTGGCCGCCTGCGCGATGCCGATATCCGACGGCTTTCGCATCGCAATTTCGGTATCGGCTTCGATCAGCTGCTGGTGGTCGAGCCACCCCGTGACCCGGACATGGACTTCCGCTATCGCATCTACAATGCCGATGGCAGCGAAGTCGAGAACTGCGGCAACGGGGCCCGCTGCTTTGCGCGCTTCGTGCTCAATCAGCGCCTGACCACCAAGCGCGAGATCCGCGTCGAGACCGCCGGTGGCCCGCTGACACTGGTAGTGGCCGATGACGGGCGAGTCCGCGTCGACATGGGCGCTCCGCGCTTCGCCCCCGCCGCGCTGCCCTTCGAGGCCGAGACGGATCTGCCGGTGCATGCGCTGGAGGTCGGCGGCGAGTCCCTGGAGATCGGTGTCGTCTCGATGGGCAATCCCCATGCGGTGCTGCTGGTCGACAGCGTCGACGAGGCACCGGTACGAGAGGTCGGTCCGCTGATCGAAGCGCATCCGCGCTTCCCCAGGCGCGTCAATGCCGGCTTCCTGGAAGTCGTCTCGCCCCATGAAGCACGCCTGCGCGTCTTCGAGCGTGGCGTCGGCGAGACGCTGGCCTGTGGCACCGGTGCCTGTGCAGCCGTCGCTTCCGGCATTCGTCGTGGCCTGCTCGCCAGTCCTGTCGATGTCACGCTGCCTGGCGGCACCCTGAGCATCGAATGGGGCGGCGAAGGTCACCCTGTCTTCATGACCGGTCCTGCCGAGACCGTCTTCGAAGGCCGCATCATCCTGTAA
- a CDS encoding DUF484 family protein — MAEPSASRRPRTLDPDRVAEWLATHPDFFEGREGLLQQLRVPHPEARGGSVSLLERLVHDLRGRTEQAEARLEELLNTARDNESRYQRLRQIVLDLMDAESDDALAETLATRLSELFDIAAVCLWQRGAGPATQPPRQVLDDARAEQFERLLEGRASRCLAMPRTRWEALLPDHDWPLGAECHDLVEASQADATRGSAVIVRLTRGECLGYLVVASAEAEQFRAGLDTLFPEYLGDVLARCLGRHATSHTSDSAASRDDQAAR; from the coding sequence ATGGCCGAGCCATCCGCCTCACGTCGCCCGCGCACGCTGGACCCGGACCGGGTCGCCGAGTGGCTGGCCACGCATCCGGATTTCTTCGAGGGTCGGGAAGGGTTGCTCCAGCAGCTGCGCGTGCCACACCCCGAAGCACGCGGTGGCAGCGTCTCGCTGCTGGAGCGGCTGGTGCATGACCTGCGCGGACGTACCGAGCAGGCCGAGGCGCGTCTCGAGGAGCTGCTCAATACCGCCCGCGACAATGAAAGCCGCTATCAGCGACTGCGTCAGATCGTGCTGGATCTGATGGATGCCGAATCGGATGATGCCCTCGCGGAGACTCTGGCAACCCGTCTCAGCGAGCTGTTCGACATCGCCGCCGTCTGCCTGTGGCAACGCGGCGCCGGCCCCGCGACCCAGCCACCGCGTCAGGTGCTCGATGATGCGCGTGCCGAGCAATTCGAGCGCCTGCTCGAAGGCCGCGCCAGCCGTTGTCTGGCGATGCCACGCACGCGCTGGGAAGCCCTGCTGCCGGACCATGACTGGCCGCTAGGGGCGGAGTGCCACGATCTGGTCGAGGCCAGCCAGGCGGATGCCACGCGCGGCTCCGCCGTCATCGTGCGTCTGACCCGTGGCGAATGTCTGGGCTATCTGGTGGTCGCCAGTGCCGAGGCCGAGCAGTTCCGTGCCGGACTCGACACTCTCTTCCCCGAATATCTCGGCGATGTGCTGGCGCGCTGCCTCGGGCGTCATGCGACGAGTCACACGTCAGACTCCGCTGCCTCGCGTGATGATCAGGCCGCGCGATGA